In Candidatus Manganitrophus noduliformans, a single genomic region encodes these proteins:
- the merA gene encoding mercury(II) reductase, with protein sequence MRQFDLVILGGGSGAFAAAIKARELNQSVALIERDRLGGTCVNRGCVPSKNLLKAGEDFYYHRRSHFPGIHHGEGRFYFEEVMAQKRQVVQKEQKGKYADVISHLGITSIPGMGRFVSDREIGVNGERVAGEKFIVATGAKPAIPPIPGIEAVDVLTSTTALELESPPESMIILGGGFVGLEFAQMYHRFGSRVILLEMKPRILAEQEESISERLTPYLKEEGIDIVTGAKATRVQGRGRMKIITAEIDGKERTFEGEALLVGVGITPNSRELGLDKAGVEVTQKGYIQVDDEMRTTNENIYAVGDVASKIALETVAAAQGSIAAENALTGSHHTFDYLSVPSAVFTHPEVASVGLTERKAEEIGIACSCRSLEFKVVPKADLIHETKGYIKMVIEAKTERVIGVHILASGAADLIHAAVMAVKFKHTIREIRSTLFVFPTLSESIKLVAQSFTKDVANLSCCIE encoded by the coding sequence ATGCGGCAGTTTGATCTGGTTATCTTAGGAGGAGGCTCCGGGGCCTTTGCCGCGGCAATCAAGGCGCGGGAGCTCAATCAGTCGGTGGCCCTCATCGAACGCGACCGATTGGGCGGCACCTGCGTTAACCGCGGCTGTGTTCCCTCAAAAAATCTTCTGAAAGCGGGTGAGGATTTCTACTACCACCGCCGTTCTCATTTCCCGGGCATTCATCATGGAGAGGGCAGATTCTACTTTGAAGAGGTGATGGCGCAGAAGCGCCAGGTCGTCCAGAAAGAACAGAAGGGCAAGTATGCCGATGTGATCTCCCATCTCGGCATCACTTCCATTCCTGGAATGGGACGATTTGTTTCAGATCGAGAAATAGGGGTCAACGGCGAGCGGGTCGCCGGCGAGAAATTTATTGTTGCCACCGGGGCCAAGCCTGCGATTCCGCCGATTCCGGGGATCGAAGCGGTCGATGTCTTGACGAGCACGACGGCACTCGAACTCGAATCGCCTCCCGAATCGATGATCATTTTGGGGGGCGGCTTTGTCGGACTGGAGTTTGCCCAGATGTATCACCGATTCGGCTCGCGTGTCATTCTTCTGGAGATGAAGCCCCGCATCCTGGCGGAGCAAGAGGAATCGATTTCCGAACGGCTCACCCCGTACCTGAAAGAAGAGGGGATCGACATCGTCACCGGAGCAAAAGCGACCCGGGTGCAAGGCCGTGGCAGGATGAAGATCATCACCGCGGAGATCGATGGGAAAGAGAGAACCTTCGAAGGGGAAGCGCTGCTGGTCGGCGTCGGCATCACCCCCAATAGCAGAGAGCTTGGATTGGACAAAGCCGGCGTTGAGGTCACCCAAAAGGGATATATCCAGGTCGATGACGAGATGCGGACCACGAATGAGAACATCTATGCGGTCGGGGATGTGGCCTCAAAAATCGCATTGGAAACGGTGGCGGCCGCGCAAGGAAGCATTGCTGCGGAGAATGCCCTCACCGGAAGTCACCACACATTTGATTATCTCTCTGTCCCGAGCGCCGTCTTTACTCATCCGGAGGTCGCCTCGGTCGGCCTCACAGAGAGGAAAGCGGAAGAGATCGGGATCGCGTGCTCCTGCCGGAGCCTGGAGTTTAAGGTCGTCCCCAAGGCCGATCTGATCCATGAAACGAAAGGCTACATCAAAATGGTCATTGAGGCGAAGACCGAGCGGGTGATCGGCGTGCACATTCTGGCTTCCGGGGCGGCCGATTTAATTCATGCCGCGGTCATGGCGGTAAAGTTCAAGCATACGATCAGGGAGATTCGCTCCACCCTTTTCGTCTTTCCGACCCTGTCGGAGTCGATCAAGTTGGTGGCTCAATCGTTCACAAAAGATGTGGCCAATCTCTCTTGCTGCATTGAATAG
- a CDS encoding HU family DNA-binding protein: MNKTDLIDVIAKAHAGSGLTRKAVVAIVDDTFAAIAKGVKKAGRFSFPGFGTFTVKARAARKGRNPQTGQPIKIKASKSVKFKAAPGLKKSL; this comes from the coding sequence ATGAATAAAACAGATCTTATCGATGTGATTGCGAAAGCCCATGCGGGCAGTGGTCTCACCCGAAAGGCCGTCGTGGCGATTGTGGATGATACCTTCGCGGCGATCGCGAAAGGGGTGAAGAAGGCAGGTCGGTTCTCCTTTCCGGGCTTCGGAACCTTTACCGTGAAGGCCCGTGCCGCACGAAAGGGGAGAAATCCTCAGACCGGTCAGCCGATTAAGATCAAAGCGTCCAAATCGGTGAAATTCAAGGCGGCGCCGGGGCTGAAAAAGAGTTTATAG
- the merR gene encoding Hg(II)-responsive transcriptional regulator, with translation MKSLTIGQLAKRAGVKVETVRYYERRGLILEPPRRESGYRQYAEDAVARIQFIKRAQELGFSLKEILELLSLRVDRHTTCSDVKQRAEAKISDIEVKIADLKRMKQALVKVTNACSGRGPTSECPILEAKNED, from the coding sequence ATGAAGAGTCTGACCATCGGCCAGTTGGCCAAAAGAGCAGGGGTCAAGGTTGAAACGGTCCGTTATTATGAAAGGCGCGGGCTGATCCTGGAGCCCCCCCGACGGGAGTCGGGCTACCGGCAGTACGCTGAAGACGCCGTGGCGCGCATTCAGTTTATCAAGCGCGCCCAGGAACTTGGGTTCTCTCTCAAGGAGATCTTGGAGCTTCTCTCTTTGCGAGTCGATCGGCATACGACCTGCAGTGATGTCAAACAACGGGCCGAAGCCAAAATTTCCGACATCGAGGTAAAAATAGCGGACCTGAAAAGAATGAAACAGGCCCTGGTCAAGGTGACAAACGCCTGCAGCGGGCGTGGGCCCACCAGCGAATGCCCCATCTTGGAAGCAAAGAACGAAGATTGA
- a CDS encoding ArsR/SmtB family transcription factor, with translation MIQDELLSAQVGLFSALADPTRLQILELLHQKGPMHVTKIYEALGKPQNLVSHHLNCLRTCGLAEMEKQGRMAIYRVANPEIDRILDWAHKQVIVQAERSYLAAWWGRKDTLENDPGKNMAKSEVFLKLYSLRRI, from the coding sequence ATGATCCAGGATGAACTGCTTTCTGCCCAGGTCGGCCTCTTCTCGGCGCTGGCCGATCCGACGCGGCTTCAGATCTTAGAGTTGCTTCACCAGAAAGGGCCGATGCACGTGACGAAAATCTACGAGGCGCTCGGCAAACCGCAGAATCTCGTCTCCCACCATCTCAATTGTTTGAGAACCTGTGGATTGGCCGAAATGGAGAAACAGGGCCGGATGGCGATCTACCGGGTGGCAAATCCTGAGATCGATCGAATCCTCGATTGGGCGCATAAGCAGGTCATCGTGCAGGCGGAGCGATCTTATCTTGCAGCTTGGTGGGGAAGAAAGGACACACTGGAAAACGATCCGGGAAAAAATATGGCAAAAAGTGAAGTTTTTCTCAAGTTGTATTCCCTACGAAGAATTTAA
- a CDS encoding response regulator transcription factor — protein MPTALKKAVVEIKKEVVPNPVKARQITPREMEVLRLAALGFKNREIAEQLGVRPKTVETHRANIMNKLAFRNVAQLVRYAIAKGIIPIDAE, from the coding sequence ATGCCGACAGCATTGAAGAAAGCGGTGGTCGAGATCAAGAAAGAGGTCGTTCCAAATCCTGTCAAAGCGCGACAGATCACTCCCCGGGAGATGGAGGTGCTCCGGCTGGCCGCACTCGGATTTAAGAACAGGGAGATCGCCGAACAGCTCGGCGTGCGGCCGAAGACGGTCGAAACGCACCGCGCGAACATCATGAACAAGCTCGCCTTCCGAAACGTCGCGCAGCTGGTCCGATACGCCATCGCGAAGGGAATCATTCCCATCGACGCCGAATAG
- a CDS encoding efflux RND transporter periplasmic adaptor subunit: MKKLQKMRRTAKIAFLLVMIAVGAFFTLRMTHNQAMGITETAQAMQEMEGMNMGTNETGQAMAMLTPQKKQLIGVKIAQVQEKEAEKVIRAVGRVAYDERKLAQINLRIDGWIQDLFVNFTGQEVRKGEPLFTLYSPDLLSTQQEYLLAKRSQEKLAASPIADVRETGETLVSSARERLLLWEITEKQIQELEKRGTPQTYMTIHAPINGIVTKREGTRGMRVTPGMTLYEIADISTVWVFADVYEYELSYIKTGQEADIMVDAYPGEQFRGKVTFIDPFLNPQTRTVRVRLELPNPGFKLKPEMFAQVELKSPVGKGLVIPESAILDSGLRQIVFIDKGMEMYAPREIKARRLDGDYLVLEGLTAGERIVTSANFLIDAESKLMASANMMGALGMAGVKMEQAQMGEMDMDMKGMEGMKGEKAPTGPQTKKAGDLTLTLSTEPAPPKEGENLLRLKVVDASGKSIENAKVVFSYTMPMPGMKAVKAPASFKNGQYEGKAKFGMAGTWEVTAIVTSPGKPEVQEKFTLEAGGGEMEGMEGMPGM, encoded by the coding sequence ATGAAAAAGTTACAAAAAATGAGGAGAACAGCGAAGATCGCTTTCTTGCTCGTCATGATCGCGGTTGGGGCTTTCTTCACCTTGCGCATGACCCACAATCAGGCAATGGGGATCACCGAAACAGCGCAGGCGATGCAGGAGATGGAAGGAATGAACATGGGGACCAATGAGACCGGTCAGGCGATGGCGATGCTGACCCCTCAAAAAAAGCAGTTGATCGGGGTCAAAATCGCCCAGGTCCAGGAGAAAGAGGCGGAGAAGGTCATTCGAGCCGTCGGCAGGGTGGCTTACGATGAGCGGAAGCTTGCTCAGATCAATCTTCGGATCGATGGCTGGATCCAGGACCTCTTTGTCAACTTCACCGGTCAGGAGGTGAGAAAAGGAGAGCCGCTCTTCACACTCTACTCCCCTGATTTGCTCTCCACACAGCAGGAGTATCTACTGGCTAAAAGGAGTCAGGAAAAACTTGCGGCAAGCCCGATCGCCGATGTTCGGGAGACCGGAGAGACGTTGGTCTCTTCGGCCCGAGAGAGGCTCCTTTTGTGGGAGATTACCGAAAAACAGATTCAGGAGCTTGAGAAGCGAGGCACCCCCCAGACCTATATGACCATCCATGCGCCGATCAACGGTATCGTGACCAAAAGGGAGGGAACCAGGGGGATGCGCGTGACCCCTGGGATGACCCTTTACGAAATTGCCGACATCTCGACGGTTTGGGTCTTTGCCGATGTCTATGAATACGAGCTCTCCTACATCAAAACAGGGCAGGAGGCCGACATCATGGTCGATGCCTATCCGGGAGAGCAGTTTCGCGGGAAGGTTACTTTCATCGATCCTTTTTTAAATCCCCAAACCCGGACGGTGCGTGTCCGGCTGGAACTGCCGAACCCCGGTTTTAAGTTGAAACCGGAAATGTTCGCCCAGGTGGAATTGAAGTCTCCTGTGGGGAAGGGACTTGTGATTCCCGAGTCGGCGATCCTCGACTCCGGCCTGCGCCAGATCGTCTTCATTGACAAAGGGATGGAGATGTATGCGCCCCGCGAGATCAAGGCGCGCCGGCTTGACGGTGATTATCTAGTTTTAGAAGGGCTCACGGCGGGAGAGCGGATTGTCACCTCGGCCAATTTCCTGATCGATGCCGAAAGCAAGCTGATGGCGTCGGCCAACATGATGGGGGCGCTCGGGATGGCCGGCGTCAAGATGGAGCAGGCCCAGATGGGTGAAATGGACATGGACATGAAAGGGATGGAAGGAATGAAGGGGGAGAAAGCTCCCACAGGACCCCAAACCAAGAAGGCAGGCGATCTCACACTGACCCTGTCGACCGAGCCAGCCCCTCCGAAAGAGGGGGAGAACCTCCTTCGGTTGAAAGTGGTCGATGCCTCCGGAAAATCGATTGAGAACGCCAAGGTCGTCTTTTCTTACACCATGCCGATGCCGGGGATGAAGGCGGTCAAGGCGCCGGCCTCCTTTAAAAACGGCCAATATGAAGGTAAAGCCAAGTTCGGCATGGCCGGGACGTGGGAGGTGACCGCGATCGTGACCTCGCCCGGAAAGCCGGAGGTCCAGGAAAAATTCACCCTGGAGGCCGGCGGAGGCGAGATGGAAGGAATGGAGGGAATGCCTGGGATGTGA
- a CDS encoding AbrB/MazE/SpoVT family DNA-binding domain-containing protein, producing the protein MEVVRIGKRGTIVLPAALRRQFGLEEGSVVLAEIRDEGIVLRPAVVVPADSQQRRAEILLSTAANEKDYARAEKEVRRMGIDPAKVRHRKPKS; encoded by the coding sequence ATGGAGGTCGTCCGGATCGGGAAGCGAGGAACGATCGTGCTGCCGGCGGCGCTGCGCCGGCAATTCGGCCTGGAAGAAGGATCGGTCGTCCTCGCCGAAATCAGAGACGAGGGGATCGTCCTTCGCCCCGCGGTCGTGGTTCCGGCCGACAGCCAGCAGAGGCGCGCCGAGATTCTGCTCTCGACGGCCGCCAACGAGAAGGACTACGCCCGGGCCGAGAAAGAGGTGCGCCGGATGGGGATCGATCCCGCGAAGGTCCGGCACCGAAAACCGAAATCTTAA
- a CDS encoding MerR family transcriptional regulator, producing MSHVKLVSALPKDERFIPLRKFLAACPGAREQKVRFRDAVHYLVERKYLTVVAKPVRERARRLYDREQIPLFRQILAMHRNGLTLEKAYEIASNRLKQKRLF from the coding sequence ATGAGTCATGTGAAGCTCGTCAGCGCGCTTCCGAAGGATGAGCGGTTTATTCCCCTTCGGAAATTTCTCGCCGCCTGCCCGGGCGCCCGGGAGCAGAAGGTGAGATTTCGGGACGCCGTCCATTATTTGGTCGAGCGGAAGTATCTCACGGTGGTCGCCAAACCGGTGCGGGAGCGGGCCAGACGACTCTATGATCGGGAGCAGATTCCGCTGTTCCGACAGATCCTCGCGATGCATCGGAACGGACTGACCCTCGAGAAAGCCTATGAGATCGCCTCGAATCGGCTCAAACAGAAGCGGCTCTTTTAA
- a CDS encoding TolC family protein, with the protein MKRLLLSFIFLICTVGVPVGVFGAEEESFETLSLEEVLQQVAERNPEISAARRQVDAAEERIPQARAFDDPQVGLMQWSIPSNFNLFDANETWYIVSQNVPFFGKRELRGRVAKLESAMACEDFHGVEKRIIAQAKQAYYDLFFAHKALDIHHEQVELARRFSQIAREKFAVGEVGQQDVIRAQVELLDLSNALITLEQERETAVARLNALLNRPPQSPLGAPQTPTVPFFELPLETLQKEAEEERPENRMQVLAIRRGAEAVKLAKRDLFPDFMTEIAYWDVHDGPNRWMATIRINLPWFNKKKYEARIRENEAERMRAQSAYQAAINETQFRVKDLFVRFQTNRRLVKLYEDGILPLAEQSLEAATVGYQTKKNDFLTLVEAQQNLREMELTYFRFLADVNKNLAELEEVVGRAF; encoded by the coding sequence ATGAAACGACTTCTCTTGTCCTTTATTTTTCTCATTTGCACGGTTGGGGTGCCGGTCGGCGTTTTTGGCGCCGAGGAGGAATCTTTTGAAACACTCAGCTTGGAAGAGGTCCTTCAACAGGTTGCCGAAAGGAACCCGGAAATTTCAGCGGCACGAAGACAAGTGGACGCGGCGGAAGAGCGAATTCCACAGGCCCGTGCCTTCGACGATCCCCAGGTCGGCCTGATGCAGTGGTCGATCCCTTCGAACTTCAATCTGTTTGATGCGAATGAGACCTGGTATATCGTCTCTCAAAACGTTCCCTTTTTTGGAAAAAGGGAGCTTCGAGGCAGGGTCGCGAAGCTGGAAAGCGCGATGGCTTGTGAAGATTTTCATGGCGTGGAGAAAAGAATCATCGCCCAAGCCAAGCAGGCCTACTACGACCTCTTTTTTGCGCATAAAGCGCTCGACATTCACCATGAGCAGGTAGAACTGGCCCGACGATTCTCTCAAATTGCCCGGGAGAAATTTGCGGTGGGGGAAGTCGGTCAGCAGGATGTGATCCGCGCCCAGGTGGAGCTGCTGGATCTTTCCAATGCGCTGATTACTCTGGAGCAAGAGCGGGAGACCGCCGTGGCGCGACTGAATGCTCTCTTGAATCGGCCGCCCCAATCTCCGCTGGGGGCGCCTCAAACACCCACGGTTCCATTCTTCGAGCTTCCGTTGGAGACGCTGCAAAAGGAGGCGGAGGAGGAGCGGCCCGAAAATCGAATGCAGGTCCTGGCGATTCGGCGCGGTGCCGAGGCGGTGAAGCTGGCCAAACGGGACCTCTTTCCGGATTTTATGACAGAGATTGCTTATTGGGATGTCCACGACGGCCCCAACCGATGGATGGCGACGATTCGAATCAATCTCCCCTGGTTCAATAAGAAAAAGTATGAGGCCCGGATTCGTGAAAACGAGGCGGAGCGAATGCGTGCCCAGTCCGCCTATCAGGCGGCGATCAATGAAACGCAGTTTCGGGTCAAAGATCTTTTTGTCCGGTTTCAGACAAACAGGCGGCTGGTCAAACTCTATGAAGACGGCATTCTACCGCTGGCCGAGCAATCGCTGGAGGCGGCGACTGTCGGATATCAGACAAAGAAGAATGATTTCTTGACGCTAGTTGAGGCGCAGCAAAATCTACGGGAAATGGAGCTCACTTATTTTCGATTTCTGGCGGATGTGAACAAAAACCTGGCCGAGTTGGAAGAGGTGGTTGGAAGAGCGTTTTAA
- a CDS encoding response regulator, which translates to MASSGEETVLHGKTQQSSAFGAQSGTMQALANERVRKENPRITRINNFIFLLENINSPNVYKRIQIRLVYVKGLMTTTLSRAGIDIRSIHIGYIKDQEVGGMEVKHTILIVDDERGSRESLKMILTPHYRIEDGGRGSAGPANHPKKKIDVVRLI; encoded by the coding sequence TTGGCCAGCTCCGGTGAAGAAACCGTTTTGCATGGTAAGACGCAGCAGTCATCGGCCTTCGGCGCCCAATCCGGAACCATGCAAGCGCTGGCCAATGAGAGGGTCAGAAAGGAGAACCCGAGGATAACGAGAATCAACAACTTTATTTTTCTACTCGAAAACATAAACTCTCCCAATGTCTACAAGAGAATACAGATTCGATTGGTTTATGTCAAGGGATTGATGACCACCACCTTGTCCAGAGCGGGGATCGATATAAGATCAATTCACATCGGGTATATAAAGGATCAAGAGGTAGGCGGAATGGAAGTCAAGCATACGATTTTAATTGTTGATGACGAAAGGGGTTCTCGGGAATCACTCAAGATGATCCTCACACCGCATTACCGCATCGAGGATGGCGGAAGAGGGTCTGCAGGCCCTGCAAATCATCCAAAAAAGAAAATCGATGTGGTGCGCTTGATCTGA
- a CDS encoding efflux RND transporter permease subunit produces the protein MLAKIIEYSAKNKFLIFLMIFFLSAWGIWAMRKVPLDAIPDLSDVQVIIYTEWPGRSPDLVEDQITYPIVTSMIAAPKVKNVRGQSMLGFSFVYVIFEDDTDMYWARSRVLEYMQGVSDKLPEGITPRLGPDATGVGWVYEYALVDETGRHDLAELRSFQDWTLRYWLQAVPGVAEVASIGGFVKQYQVNIDPNKLLAYNISLREVTEQIRMSNNDVGGRVIEQAGREYMVRGRGYIQSLDDLRSVVLGTTQQGTPIRVADVARVSFGPDIRRGVVELDGKGEVVGGIIVMRYGANALEVIENVKAKLKEIEPSLPEGVKIVPTYDRSELIHASIDTLKEELIKLAIVVSIVTAVFLFHLPSALVAIITLPVAILISFILMYYLGITSNIMSLGGIAIAIGAMVDSSIVMVENAHKKLERWEENGKVGSRTDVIIDAAKEVGPALFFALLIISVGFLPIFVLQGQEGRLFSPLAYTKTFAMFFSAFLAITLTPVLMVLFIRGKIRSEAQNPISRFLIAIYDPALRWVLRWPKTVLALTVLLLLSTVPVFLKLGSEFMPPLNEGTILYMPTTLPGISITEATRILKLQDQMLKEIPEVARVFGKIGQAQTPTDPAPLSMTETTITLKPKDQWRPGMTWDKLIAEMDKKLRFPGMPNIWWMPIQTRTEMLATGVRSSVGIKILGANLEEIEKIGRQIEGVMGTVPGTRSAFFERVTGGYYLDFKINRREAARYGLTVGEIEEVIESAVGGKNISQVIAGRERYPINVRYPREYRDDIEKLKRVLVATPSGAQIPLAQVAKIGYTEGPPMIKNENGMLSGTVFVDVAGRDLGGFVQEAKKVVAEKVKMPAGYGLIWAGQYEYLERAKGLLMYVVPLTLLIVFLLLYLHFKSVQEALIIFLAIPFSLIGATWIIYLLGYNMSIAVWVGIIALAGVDAETGVVMILYLDEAFYRRREEGKMATLSDLYAAAMEGAVQRVRPKLMTVSTTIAGLVPILWSTGTGADVMKRIAAPMVGGMVTATILELLVLPVIYILWRKSSLMNQIEKRPRVEQEVAH, from the coding sequence ATGCTTGCAAAAATCATTGAATACAGCGCAAAAAACAAGTTCCTCATCTTTTTGATGATCTTCTTCCTCTCGGCCTGGGGAATCTGGGCGATGCGGAAGGTCCCATTGGATGCGATTCCCGACCTCTCCGATGTCCAGGTGATCATCTACACGGAATGGCCCGGTCGAAGTCCGGACCTGGTCGAAGACCAGATCACTTACCCGATCGTCACTTCGATGATCGCTGCCCCCAAGGTGAAAAATGTTCGGGGGCAGTCGATGCTCGGCTTCTCGTTCGTCTACGTTATTTTCGAGGATGACACCGACATGTATTGGGCGCGAAGCCGGGTCTTGGAATATATGCAGGGGGTCTCCGACAAGCTCCCGGAAGGGATCACGCCGCGATTGGGTCCCGACGCCACCGGCGTCGGCTGGGTCTATGAATATGCGCTGGTGGATGAGACGGGCCGGCATGACCTTGCGGAGCTTCGCTCTTTTCAGGATTGGACGCTTCGCTACTGGCTGCAGGCGGTGCCGGGAGTGGCCGAGGTCGCCTCGATCGGCGGTTTCGTGAAGCAATATCAGGTGAATATCGACCCGAATAAACTCTTGGCCTACAACATCTCCCTTCGCGAGGTGACCGAGCAGATCCGGATGAGCAACAACGATGTGGGAGGACGGGTCATTGAGCAGGCGGGCCGGGAGTATATGGTCCGCGGCCGGGGATACATTCAGTCCCTCGACGACCTCAGAAGCGTTGTGCTGGGGACCACTCAGCAAGGCACCCCCATTCGTGTGGCCGACGTGGCGCGCGTGAGCTTCGGCCCCGACATCCGCAGAGGGGTGGTCGAATTGGATGGAAAAGGAGAGGTGGTCGGCGGGATTATCGTCATGCGCTATGGCGCAAACGCCCTGGAGGTGATCGAGAATGTGAAGGCGAAGCTTAAGGAGATCGAACCCTCCCTGCCGGAGGGTGTGAAAATTGTGCCGACGTATGACCGCTCGGAGCTGATTCATGCCTCCATCGATACCTTGAAGGAAGAATTGATCAAACTGGCGATTGTGGTGAGCATCGTGACGGCGGTCTTCCTCTTCCATCTTCCGAGCGCCCTTGTCGCGATCATTACCCTACCGGTGGCGATCCTGATCTCCTTTATTCTGATGTATTACCTCGGGATTACGTCGAATATCATGTCGCTCGGCGGGATTGCGATCGCGATCGGGGCGATGGTCGACTCTTCGATCGTGATGGTGGAGAATGCCCATAAGAAGCTGGAGCGGTGGGAGGAGAATGGAAAAGTTGGAAGCCGCACCGACGTCATCATCGACGCGGCCAAAGAGGTCGGGCCGGCCCTCTTCTTCGCTCTCTTGATCATCTCCGTCGGTTTTCTCCCGATCTTTGTCCTGCAAGGGCAGGAAGGGCGGCTCTTCAGCCCGCTCGCCTATACCAAGACCTTCGCCATGTTCTTCTCCGCGTTTCTTGCGATCACCCTCACCCCGGTGTTGATGGTCCTTTTCATTCGGGGAAAGATTCGGTCGGAAGCGCAAAATCCGATCAGTCGCTTTTTAATTGCGATTTACGATCCTGCCCTTCGATGGGTCCTCCGATGGCCGAAGACGGTCCTGGCGCTGACGGTCCTGCTTCTTCTCTCCACTGTTCCTGTTTTTTTAAAGCTGGGATCTGAATTTATGCCCCCTTTGAATGAAGGGACGATCCTCTATATGCCGACGACCCTGCCCGGTATTTCAATCACCGAGGCGACGCGGATCTTGAAACTTCAGGATCAGATGCTCAAAGAGATTCCGGAGGTTGCGCGGGTCTTCGGCAAGATCGGCCAGGCGCAGACCCCCACCGACCCCGCGCCGCTGTCGATGACGGAGACGACCATCACCTTAAAACCGAAAGATCAATGGCGGCCCGGGATGACCTGGGACAAGCTCATTGCCGAGATGGACAAAAAACTCCGATTTCCCGGAATGCCGAACATCTGGTGGATGCCGATCCAGACGAGGACCGAGATGCTGGCGACCGGTGTCCGAAGCAGTGTCGGGATCAAGATCCTCGGAGCAAACCTGGAGGAGATCGAGAAGATCGGCCGCCAGATTGAGGGGGTCATGGGGACAGTGCCCGGAACGCGCTCCGCTTTCTTCGAACGGGTCACCGGCGGTTATTACCTCGATTTTAAAATCAACCGCCGGGAGGCGGCCCGATACGGGCTGACCGTGGGGGAGATCGAAGAAGTGATCGAATCGGCCGTCGGCGGCAAAAACATCTCACAGGTCATCGCGGGCCGGGAGCGTTATCCGATCAATGTCCGCTATCCCAGGGAGTACCGGGACGACATCGAGAAACTCAAACGGGTCCTTGTAGCCACGCCGAGCGGCGCACAGATCCCGCTGGCGCAGGTAGCCAAGATCGGATATACGGAAGGACCGCCGATGATAAAAAATGAAAACGGGATGCTCTCCGGCACCGTTTTTGTCGATGTGGCGGGGAGAGACCTCGGCGGTTTTGTGCAGGAGGCCAAAAAGGTCGTGGCGGAAAAGGTGAAGATGCCGGCCGGCTATGGCCTGATCTGGGCCGGACAGTACGAATATCTCGAGCGCGCCAAGGGCCTATTGATGTATGTGGTCCCGTTGACCCTTCTGATTGTTTTTCTGCTTCTTTATCTTCACTTCAAATCGGTTCAGGAGGCCCTCATCATCTTCCTGGCGATTCCCTTCTCGCTGATCGGCGCGACCTGGATTATTTATCTTTTGGGCTACAACATGAGCATCGCGGTCTGGGTCGGGATCATCGCGCTGGCGGGCGTCGATGCCGAAACCGGCGTGGTGATGATCCTTTATCTGGATGAAGCCTTCTACCGGAGAAGGGAGGAAGGGAAAATGGCGACCCTCTCCGACCTCTATGCGGCGGCGATGGAAGGGGCGGTCCAGCGGGTCCGCCCGAAGCTGATGACGGTTTCGACCACGATTGCAGGTTTGGTCCCGATCCTCTGGAGCACCGGCACCGGCGCCGATGTCATGAAGCGGATTGCCGCTCCGATGGTCGGCGGGATGGTCACGGCGACAATCCTGGAGCTTCTGGTCCTGCCGGTCATCTACATTCTCTGGAGGAAATCGAGCCTGATGAATCAGATCGAAAAGAGACCAAGGGTGGAGCAGGAGGTGGCGCATTGA